The Acinetobacter piscicola genome includes a window with the following:
- a CDS encoding aminoglycoside adenylyltransferase domain-containing protein, giving the protein MQSLNDEECRQVESVKQLLQKNFKDKLYAIYLYGSYVDGGLKHKSDLDILVIIEREITDQERKQLAQNFLNISVPIGHATARALEITILEKGSITNKNHPYTYQLQYGEWLREELLKGELLYSQSDPDISILLKTAQLHNITIFGPDICDWLNPISYEQLIFAMQKTYPQIIAHWKDDQDECNQILALCRIAYTLDHKTIVAKDVAATWFLEFLSQIDQDILQLIIDEYIGQGHEQCWLVLHDQLAKIVKELQHKIEPLLFN; this is encoded by the coding sequence ATGCAAAGCTTAAATGATGAAGAGTGTCGCCAAGTTGAAAGTGTAAAACAGCTTTTACAAAAAAATTTTAAAGATAAGCTTTATGCTATTTATTTATATGGTTCGTATGTTGATGGTGGTTTAAAACATAAAAGTGATCTTGATATTTTAGTTATTATTGAACGTGAAATTACCGATCAGGAAAGAAAACAATTAGCGCAGAATTTTCTAAATATATCTGTTCCGATTGGTCATGCTACAGCGCGTGCCTTAGAAATTACGATATTAGAAAAAGGGAGTATTACCAATAAAAATCATCCATATACATATCAGCTACAATATGGCGAGTGGTTGAGAGAAGAATTACTCAAAGGTGAATTACTTTATAGTCAATCTGATCCAGATATTAGTATTTTACTTAAAACTGCCCAATTACATAACATTACTATCTTTGGACCTGATATTTGCGATTGGTTAAATCCAATTAGCTATGAACAATTAATATTTGCCATGCAAAAAACTTATCCACAAATTATTGCTCATTGGAAAGACGATCAGGATGAATGTAATCAAATTTTAGCGCTATGCCGTATAGCTTATACATTAGATCATAAAACAATAGTTGCCAAGGATGTTGCTGCGACATGGTTTTTAGAATTCTTAAGTCAGATAGATCAAGACATTTTGCAACTCATAATAGATGAATATATTGGGCAAGGTCATGAGCAATGTTGGTTAGTTTTACATGATCAGCTTGCTAAAATTGTTAAAGAATTACAGCATAAAATTGAACCACTACTTTTTAACTGA
- a CDS encoding DUF523 domain-containing protein, producing MILVSSCLAGLKVRYNGTHSLNEKIEKLVKDGKATMVCPEILGGLSTPREPAEISGGNGDDVLDGKACVIEKSGKDVTSIYIEGAYRTLKKVQLLKATLVVLKENSPSCGSSMIYDGQFNGNKIYGNGVTSALLKRHNIKVISEETFWQLLP from the coding sequence ATGATTTTAGTAAGTTCTTGTCTGGCTGGCTTAAAGGTACGTTATAACGGGACGCATAGCTTAAACGAAAAAATCGAAAAATTAGTCAAAGATGGAAAAGCTACTATGGTATGTCCAGAGATTCTTGGCGGTTTATCAACACCACGCGAACCTGCCGAGATTTCGGGAGGTAATGGCGATGATGTCTTAGATGGAAAAGCCTGTGTAATTGAAAAATCAGGAAAGGATGTGACTTCAATCTATATTGAAGGGGCATATAGAACTTTAAAAAAAGTTCAATTATTAAAAGCTACTCTGGTAGTGCTTAAAGAAAATAGCCCTTCATGTGGTAGTTCAATGATTTACGATGGTCAATTTAATGGGAATAAGATCTATGGCAATGGAGTTACCTCCGCTTTGCTTAAACGTCATAATATAAAAGTCATTTCAGAAGAAACTTTTTGGCAACTTTTACCCTAG
- a CDS encoding IS3 family transposase (programmed frameshift): MSKKQKTYTAEFKAEAIKAIEENQGNVSESARQLGISMQTLSNWNNKAKAGTLAGTKQYSPDLNALLEENKKLKQQLKTAEMEREFFKKGSSVLCQRKSVRYAYMKSQSHLFPIILMARLLRVSVSRFYDWLKRGMSKRSIQRNQQTILVKIAHEETKQSYGYVRLTKHLQAQGIKISTYAVRQIKKSNQLYCKRHKRFKRTTNSDHNRSIYDNLLKQQFSMTKPNLAWSSDITYIWTAEGWLYLAAVKDLYTKQVVGYSLNERMTAKLVCDALNMAIRNQKPAKDLIVHSDRGSQYCSNEYRNLLEKFDFQGSMSKKGDCFDNAPIESFWGILKNELVHHRNYKTREEAKADITKYIELFYNQRRIQKGLDFKTPNQMAEDFYRLAA, encoded by the exons ATGAGCAAGAAACAGAAGACTTACACCGCAGAATTTAAAGCTGAAGCCATAAAAGCCATTGAAGAGAACCAAGGTAATGTATCGGAATCCGCTAGACAACTTGGCATTTCAATGCAAACCCTTTCGAACTGGAATAACAAAGCAAAGGCTGGAACTTTAGCAGGCACAAAACAGTATTCGCCCGATCTAAACGCCTTACTCGAAGAAAATAAGAAGCTTAAACAACAGCTCAAAACAGCTGAAATGGAACGTGAATTTT TTAAAAAAGGCAGCAGCGTACTTTGCCAAAGAAAGTCAGTGAGGTACGCCTATATGAAATCGCAAAGCCACTTATTTCCGATTATTTTAATGGCTCGATTACTTCGTGTATCCGTTTCTCGCTTTTATGATTGGCTAAAGCGAGGCATGAGTAAAAGATCAATTCAGCGAAATCAGCAGACAATTTTGGTCAAAATAGCCCATGAAGAAACCAAACAAAGCTATGGCTATGTTCGATTAACCAAGCATTTACAAGCGCAAGGTATCAAAATAAGTACGTATGCTGTGCGCCAAATAAAAAAATCAAATCAGTTGTATTGTAAGCGCCATAAGCGTTTCAAAAGAACCACGAACAGTGATCACAACCGTTCTATTTATGACAATTTACTCAAGCAACAGTTTTCAATGACGAAGCCTAATCTTGCGTGGTCGAGTGACATTACCTACATTTGGACGGCTGAGGGCTGGTTGTACTTGGCAGCTGTCAAAGATCTTTACACGAAACAGGTTGTTGGCTATAGCTTAAATGAGCGCATGACAGCCAAGCTTGTTTGTGATGCATTGAATATGGCTATTCGCAATCAGAAACCTGCTAAAGATCTCATTGTACATTCAGATAGAGGCAGCCAATATTGCAGTAATGAATATCGAAACTTACTTGAGAAATTTGATTTTCAGGGTTCAATGAGCAAAAAAGGCGACTGCTTTGATAATGCACCGATAGAGAGTTTCTGGGGCATACTCAAAAATGAACTAGTCCATCATCGCAACTACAAAACAAGGGAAGAAGCCAAAGCGGATATTACAAAATATATAGAGTTATTTTATAATCAGCGAAGAATTCAAAAAGGCTTGGATTTTAAGACACCAAATCAAATGGCAGAAGACTTTTATCGGTTAGCTGCCTAG
- the tet(X) gene encoding tetracycline-inactivating monooxygenase Tet(X) → MTLLKHKKITIIGAGPVGLTMAKLLQQNGIDVSVYERDNDRDARIFGGTLDLHRDSGQEAMKRAGLLQTYYDLALPMGVNIADEKGNILTTKNVKPENRFDNPEINRNDLRTILLNSLQNDTVIWDRKLVTLEPDKEKWTLTFEDKPSETADLVIIANGGMSKVRKFVTDTEVEETGTFNIQADIHQPEVNCPGFFQLCNGNRLMAAHQGNLLFANPNNNGALHFGISFKTPDEWKSKTRVDFQDRNSVVDFLLKKFSDWDERYKELIRLTSSFVGLATRIFPLDKSWKSKRPLPITMIGDAAHLMPPFAGQGVNSGLMDALILSDNLTNGKFNSIEEAIENYEQQMFAYGREAQAESIINETEMFSLDFSFQKLMNL, encoded by the coding sequence ATGACTTTATTAAAACATAAAAAAATTACAATAATTGGTGCCGGGCCTGTTGGATTAACAATGGCAAAATTATTACAGCAAAACGGCATAGACGTTTCAGTTTACGAAAGAGACAACGACCGAGATGCAAGGATTTTTGGTGGGACACTTGACCTGCACAGGGATTCGGGACAGGAAGCAATGAAAAGAGCGGGATTGTTACAAACTTATTATGACTTAGCTTTACCAATGGGTGTAAATATTGCTGATGAAAAGGGTAATATTTTAACCACAAAAAATGTAAAGCCCGAAAATCGGTTTGACAATCCTGAAATAAACAGAAATGACTTAAGAACTATCTTATTAAATAGCCTACAAAATGACACCGTCATTTGGGATAGAAAACTTGTTACGCTTGAACCTGATAAGGAGAAGTGGACACTAACTTTTGAAGATAAACCGAGTGAAACAGCAGATCTGGTTATTATTGCCAATGGTGGAATGTCTAAAGTAAGAAAATTTGTTACCGACACGGAAGTTGAAGAAACAGGTACTTTCAATATACAAGCCGATATTCATCAACCAGAGGTGAACTGTCCTGGATTTTTTCAGCTATGCAATGGAAACCGGCTAATGGCTGCTCATCAAGGTAATTTATTATTTGCGAATCCTAATAATAATGGTGCATTGCATTTTGGAATAAGTTTTAAAACACCTGATGAATGGAAAAGCAAAACGCGGGTAGATTTTCAAGACAGAAATAGTGTCGTTGATTTTCTCCTGAAAAAATTTTCCGATTGGGACGAACGCTACAAAGAACTGATTCGTTTGACATCATCTTTTGTAGGGTTAGCGACACGAATATTTCCCTTAGATAAGTCTTGGAAAAGTAAGCGTCCATTACCCATAACGATGATTGGAGATGCTGCTCATTTGATGCCTCCTTTTGCAGGACAAGGCGTAAACAGTGGGTTGATGGATGCCTTGATATTGTCGGATAATCTGACCAATGGGAAATTTAACAGCATTGAAGAGGCTATTGAAAATTATGAACAGCAAATGTTTGCTTATGGAAGAGAAGCACAGGCAGAATCAATAATAAACGAAACGGAAATGTTCAGCCTCGACTTTTCGTTCCAAAAACTAATGAATCTATAA
- the estT gene encoding macrolide hydrolase EstT yields MKEKIVKKNGIRLFTESFGCEKDPAILLIAGATVSMLYWDAEFCQKLSEKGFFVIRYDNRDVGKSTNYEPGSTPYDIVDLTHDAISILDGYKIVKANFVGISLGGLISQIASIKYADRVSSITLISSGPWGDSDPTIPEMDTRILDFHGKAETVDWTNEDSVANYLIQGAELMSGRKQFDKQRSEKLIRAEFKRANNYISMFNHAALQGGEEYWNRLSEINQPTLIVHGTDDKIWHFKNSAVLLEKINGSKLITLDGTGHELHFEDWNKIIDGITQHTTNNKRMNK; encoded by the coding sequence ATGAAAGAGAAAATAGTTAAAAAAAACGGAATAAGACTTTTTACCGAAAGTTTTGGATGTGAAAAAGATCCGGCAATACTCTTGATTGCGGGAGCAACGGTATCCATGTTGTATTGGGATGCTGAATTTTGCCAGAAACTATCTGAAAAGGGATTTTTTGTTATTCGCTACGACAATAGGGACGTAGGAAAATCTACTAATTACGAACCGGGTTCAACCCCCTATGATATTGTTGACTTAACCCATGATGCTATTTCAATTTTGGACGGCTATAAAATAGTCAAAGCCAATTTTGTGGGAATTTCACTGGGCGGACTGATTTCTCAAATAGCATCAATAAAATATGCCGACAGGGTAAGTTCAATAACACTAATCTCATCAGGTCCTTGGGGCGACTCAGACCCCACAATTCCTGAAATGGATACGCGTATTTTAGATTTTCACGGAAAAGCTGAAACCGTAGATTGGACAAATGAAGACAGTGTGGCAAATTATTTAATTCAAGGTGCTGAATTGATGAGCGGCAGGAAACAATTTGACAAACAAAGAAGTGAAAAACTGATTAGAGCCGAATTTAAAAGAGCTAATAACTATATAAGTATGTTCAATCATGCGGCACTGCAAGGTGGTGAAGAATACTGGAACAGATTGAGCGAAATCAATCAACCAACCTTAATTGTACACGGAACGGACGATAAAATATGGCATTTTAAGAATTCAGCAGTTTTACTTGAAAAGATAAACGGCTCAAAACTAATAACGCTTGATGGAACCGGACACGAACTACATTTCGAAGATTGGAATAAAATTATTGATGGAATAACGCAACATACAACAAATAACAAAAGAATGAACAAATAG